One genomic segment of Pedobacter endophyticus includes these proteins:
- a CDS encoding DUF2271 domain-containing protein: MKFKYLIAIALFALTTSAFVLPKKTIKTFVSNYENVLGTSLELKFKAASEDDAYLAEQNAVNEIDRLDNILSAYKSTSEFSRWMRNGKTTTPISAELFEVLQQFENYKGATNGALDASAAVFANVWKKATAENRLPLAAELKTAVSMVKTKHYVLNEQDLTVTRLDDAPLALNSFAKSYIINKAAEKAIETPGIKHVVVNIGGDMVVKGSGTEVIKIANPMADAENAAPLVTVKVSNKAVATSGNYRRGYRINGKWYSHIIDPRNGNPVAEIVSATVIAADASKAGALATAFNVLSVSEIEKLMSAQSDVAYLLVTKAGTEIKSKGWTAYEVETATSTASPDRAKADKFWNTKFELLVNLELANVESTDGRRVRRPFVAVWVEDAQKTPVRNLAIWYNKPRWLPDLKSWSRSNGDEFKKGAEGSLSSTSSATRGPGKYTLVWDGKDDHGKLVKAGSYTVYIEVVREHGTYQIIAKQMKFTGTASKIELTPNTELASASLDYRKIATRKK; the protein is encoded by the coding sequence ATGAAATTTAAATATCTAATTGCCATTGCCTTGTTTGCTTTAACAACATCGGCTTTTGTTCTTCCGAAAAAAACGATCAAAACGTTTGTGTCCAACTACGAAAATGTACTGGGAACATCGTTAGAATTGAAATTTAAAGCAGCGAGCGAGGACGACGCTTATTTGGCTGAGCAAAACGCCGTAAATGAAATTGATCGCCTAGATAATATTTTAAGTGCATACAAAAGCACATCGGAGTTTAGCAGGTGGATGCGCAACGGAAAAACGACTACGCCAATTTCGGCCGAGCTGTTTGAGGTTTTACAACAATTTGAAAATTATAAAGGCGCAACAAATGGCGCTTTGGATGCTTCGGCAGCGGTTTTTGCCAACGTATGGAAAAAGGCAACTGCCGAAAATCGCTTGCCATTGGCTGCCGAACTGAAAACGGCCGTAAGTATGGTAAAAACAAAACACTATGTTTTGAATGAGCAGGATTTAACGGTAACACGCCTTGATGATGCGCCGCTGGCCTTAAATTCTTTTGCCAAAAGCTACATTATTAATAAGGCTGCAGAAAAAGCTATAGAAACTCCCGGCATTAAACATGTTGTTGTAAACATTGGTGGAGATATGGTGGTAAAAGGTTCTGGCACAGAGGTAATTAAGATTGCCAACCCCATGGCGGATGCAGAAAACGCTGCGCCATTGGTTACCGTTAAAGTATCGAACAAGGCTGTAGCCACAAGTGGCAATTATAGAAGAGGTTATCGTATAAATGGAAAGTGGTATTCGCACATAATCGATCCACGTAACGGAAACCCTGTTGCTGAAATCGTTAGTGCAACGGTAATTGCGGCTGATGCCAGTAAGGCCGGCGCGCTGGCAACCGCTTTCAACGTACTTTCGGTAAGTGAGATTGAAAAACTGATGTCGGCACAATCAGATGTTGCATATCTGTTGGTTACCAAAGCTGGCACAGAAATAAAAAGTAAGGGCTGGACGGCCTATGAAGTAGAAACAGCAACATCAACTGCTTCTCCCGATCGTGCTAAAGCAGATAAATTCTGGAATACCAAATTCGAACTGCTCGTCAATCTGGAACTTGCAAATGTTGAATCTACCGACGGCCGTCGCGTTCGTCGCCCGTTTGTTGCCGTTTGGGTAGAAGACGCCCAGAAAACACCTGTGCGTAACCTGGCGATTTGGTATAACAAGCCACGTTGGCTGCCCGATTTAAAATCGTGGTCGCGTTCAAATGGCGATGAATTTAAAAAAGGGGCAGAAGGCAGCCTGAGTTCAACAAGTTCGGCAACCCGTGGCCCCGGAAAATATACGTTGGTTTGGGACGGGAAAGATGATCATGGTAAGCTGGTTAAAGCAGGCTCGTACACGGTTTATATTGAAGTGGTTAGGGAACATGGCACTTATCAAATTATAGCTAAACAGATGAAATTTACCGGAACGGCCAGTAAGATCGAATTAACCCCAAATACAGAATTAGCATCAGCATCACTTGACTACAGAAAAATCGCAACCAGGAAAAAGTAA
- a CDS encoding SRPBCC domain-containing protein: protein MKDYKKYTYLPASPEEVYLALTKDLSIKLWTGAEVTFEEKPDTEFSFWDGDIVGKNIEFETNKKIVQQWYFGENNEPSIVTIKLHDDKKGTSLEFKQTNIPDEDYKDFTEGIEEYFLGGLVDFFDE, encoded by the coding sequence ATGAAAGACTATAAAAAATACACTTACCTGCCAGCTTCTCCCGAAGAAGTTTATTTAGCGCTCACAAAAGATCTCAGCATTAAACTTTGGACAGGTGCCGAAGTAACGTTTGAAGAAAAGCCTGATACCGAATTTTCTTTTTGGGATGGCGATATTGTTGGAAAAAACATTGAGTTTGAAACCAACAAAAAGATTGTGCAACAATGGTACTTTGGCGAAAATAATGAACCATCAATCGTTACTATCAAACTTCATGACGATAAAAAAGGAACATCGTTGGAGTTTAAGCAAACCAACATTCCGGATGAAGATTATAAAGATTTTACCGAGGGCATAGAAGAATATTTTCTTGGTGGGCTCGTCGATTTTTTTGACGAATAA
- a CDS encoding multidrug effflux MFS transporter has protein sequence MAKKKHFYLILILGSLAALGPFSIDMYLPGFVDIAQDLNSTESTVALSLSSFFIGISAGQLLYGPLLDKFGRKKPLYFGLALYIVASILCLAVTNVNQLIVLRFVQAIGSCATAVASVAMVRDLFSVEESPKVFASLMLVIAVSPMLAPTAGGYLIAALGWKYVFVFLGFMAVLILLASIFKLPESYKPDPNYSLKPKPILNSFLGVLKEPQFSTYALISSITFSGLFAYVSSSPTVFMKIYEVSKTGYGWIFALLSVAFIGSSQLNSVILRWFTSKKIVTWALLAQCAFSLIFLVFALNDWLSLYSTIGFIALFLCCLGFINPNAAALSLAPFSKNAGSASALMGALQMGLGALASVVVSLFSEHSVVPMPLVMTLAAFIALFCLFVGTRFIKTEIAASADATVVGH, from the coding sequence ATGGCTAAGAAAAAGCACTTTTACCTCATTTTAATTTTGGGTTCGTTAGCCGCACTTGGCCCGTTCTCTATTGACATGTATCTGCCAGGTTTTGTAGATATTGCGCAAGATTTAAACAGCACCGAATCAACCGTCGCGTTATCGCTATCAAGCTTTTTCATCGGAATTTCTGCGGGTCAATTATTGTACGGCCCCCTGCTCGATAAGTTCGGTCGAAAAAAACCGCTGTATTTTGGTCTGGCACTTTATATTGTTGCTTCCATTTTGTGTTTGGCCGTTACAAACGTGAACCAGCTTATTGTTTTGCGGTTTGTACAAGCTATTGGCAGCTGCGCCACTGCCGTTGCATCTGTAGCCATGGTTCGCGATTTGTTTTCCGTTGAAGAGAGCCCAAAAGTGTTTGCCTCACTAATGTTGGTTATTGCCGTATCGCCAATGCTTGCGCCTACCGCCGGCGGCTACTTAATTGCAGCGCTCGGCTGGAAATATGTGTTTGTTTTTCTGGGGTTTATGGCTGTGTTGATTTTGCTGGCATCGATATTCAAATTGCCCGAAAGCTATAAACCTGATCCGAATTATTCCCTAAAGCCGAAACCAATTTTAAACAGCTTTTTAGGTGTTTTAAAAGAGCCGCAGTTTTCTACTTATGCATTAATCAGCTCAATAACCTTTTCGGGGTTGTTCGCTTACGTCTCTTCATCGCCAACCGTTTTTATGAAAATTTACGAAGTAAGTAAAACCGGTTACGGATGGATTTTCGCCTTGCTATCAGTCGCGTTCATCGGGTCGAGCCAGTTAAACAGCGTAATTTTAAGATGGTTTACCAGCAAAAAAATAGTAACCTGGGCTTTGCTTGCGCAATGCGCCTTCAGCTTGATATTCCTGGTTTTTGCTTTGAACGATTGGTTAAGTTTATATTCAACCATTGGTTTTATTGCGCTGTTTTTGTGCTGTTTAGGATTTATTAATCCAAATGCGGCGGCCTTATCTTTAGCGCCTTTCAGCAAAAATGCTGGCAGTGCATCGGCTTTAATGGGTGCGCTGCAAATGGGATTGGGCGCACTCGCTTCCGTTGTTGTTAGTCTCTTTAGCGAACACTCAGTAGTGCCCATGCCCCTGGTAATGACGCTTGCCGCTTTTATTGCGCTCTTTTGTCTGTTCGTTGGTACGAGGTTCATCAAAACAGAAATCGCAGCTTCGGCCGATGCGACGGTTGTGGGGCATTAA
- a CDS encoding O-acetylhomoserine aminocarboxypropyltransferase/cysteine synthase family protein, with translation MSTSYKFETLQIHAGQEIDPTTGSRAVPIYQTTSYGFKNAEHGANLFALKEFGNIYTRIMNPTNDVFEKRIAALEGGVAALAVASGQAAQFIALNNILEAGDSIVSSSHIYGGTYNQFKVAFKRLGIHVEFANPDVPEEFEAKITEKTKAIYLETIGNPAFSIPDFEKIAAIAKKFDLPLVVDNTFGAAGYLFKPLEHGANIVVESATKWIGGHGTSIGGVIVDGGNYNWGNGKFPQFSEPSAGYHGLVFSDVFGVDGPFGNIQFIIRARVEGLRDLGPALSPFNSFLLLQGLETLSLRVQRHVDNALELATWLENHPAVKEVSYPGLVSSSYNSLAKKYLSNGFGAVLSFELNGSKENATELIDNLKLISHLANVGDAKTLIIQPSATTHQQLSDEEQLAAGVKPNSLRVSVGIEHIDDIKADFEQAFTAIGVA, from the coding sequence ATGTCAACATCATATAAATTCGAAACGCTACAAATTCATGCCGGCCAGGAAATTGACCCAACAACTGGTTCAAGAGCTGTTCCAATCTATCAAACTACATCTTACGGTTTTAAAAATGCCGAACACGGTGCAAACCTCTTTGCATTAAAAGAATTCGGAAACATTTATACACGGATTATGAATCCTACAAATGATGTTTTCGAAAAACGGATTGCCGCTTTAGAAGGCGGTGTGGCCGCTTTGGCAGTGGCCTCCGGCCAGGCCGCACAGTTTATCGCGTTGAACAATATTTTGGAGGCTGGCGATAGTATCGTCTCTTCGTCGCATATATACGGGGGCACCTATAATCAGTTTAAGGTGGCCTTTAAACGCCTGGGCATTCATGTAGAATTTGCCAATCCTGATGTACCAGAAGAATTTGAAGCGAAGATTACCGAAAAAACAAAGGCCATTTATTTAGAAACGATCGGAAATCCAGCTTTTAGTATCCCCGATTTTGAGAAGATTGCAGCAATTGCCAAAAAATTCGATTTGCCTTTGGTTGTCGATAATACTTTTGGTGCAGCGGGCTACTTATTTAAACCTTTAGAGCACGGTGCAAATATCGTTGTAGAATCGGCCACAAAGTGGATAGGTGGACATGGAACGAGTATTGGCGGCGTAATTGTTGATGGCGGCAATTACAACTGGGGCAACGGAAAGTTTCCGCAGTTCAGCGAACCATCGGCAGGTTACCACGGCCTCGTTTTTAGTGATGTTTTTGGCGTTGATGGTCCTTTCGGAAATATTCAATTCATCATCCGTGCCCGTGTTGAGGGCTTAAGAGATTTAGGTCCTGCGCTTTCGCCATTCAACTCCTTCCTTTTGTTACAAGGATTGGAAACCTTATCGCTCCGCGTTCAGCGCCATGTAGATAACGCCCTTGAATTGGCAACCTGGTTAGAAAACCATCCGGCCGTAAAAGAAGTTTCCTATCCCGGATTGGTCAGCAGCAGCTATAACAGCCTCGCAAAAAAATACCTCAGCAATGGTTTCGGTGCCGTTTTATCGTTCGAGTTAAATGGCAGCAAGGAAAACGCTACAGAACTGATCGACAACCTCAAACTGATTTCGCACCTGGCCAATGTTGGCGATGCAAAAACATTGATCATCCAACCGTCGGCAACTACGCATCAGCAACTAAGTGACGAAGAACAATTGGCCGCAGGTGTTAAACCAAACTCGTTGAGAGTTTCGGTAGGCATTGAACATATAGATGATATAAAAGCCGATTTCGAACAGGCCTTTACTGCAATTGGCGTGGCTTAA
- a CDS encoding PepSY-associated TM helix domain-containing protein translates to MTTEKSQPGKSNIVVAPAGLGRNTSKKPQGKSRVKKRFAGLSRWLHIYLSMVSFAILLFFAVSGLTLNHADWFTSGKEVVRKDSGTVNVKWVNEIDTSKINKLQLVEYFRSKHEVKGALSDFRIDDAECSLTFNGPGYIADTFVDRETGNYELTVTRFGAIAVINDLHKGRDSGKAWSWIIDISAVLMTLVSLSGIILICFIKKKRMSGLIIAAVGALACYIIYKLFVP, encoded by the coding sequence TTGACTACAGAAAAATCGCAACCAGGAAAAAGTAATATTGTAGTGGCTCCAGCAGGCTTAGGTCGTAATACTTCGAAAAAACCTCAAGGAAAAAGCAGGGTAAAAAAACGCTTTGCAGGTTTGTCTCGTTGGCTTCATATCTATTTATCGATGGTAAGTTTTGCCATTCTGCTGTTTTTTGCGGTATCGGGTTTAACCTTAAACCATGCGGATTGGTTTACCTCGGGCAAAGAAGTGGTAAGGAAAGACTCAGGAACCGTAAACGTAAAATGGGTAAATGAAATTGATACCTCAAAAATTAATAAGCTTCAACTGGTAGAATATTTTAGGAGCAAGCACGAGGTTAAAGGTGCATTGAGCGATTTTAGAATCGATGATGCGGAATGCAGCCTAACCTTTAATGGCCCCGGATACATTGCCGATACATTTGTTGATAGGGAGACAGGTAATTATGAGCTAACAGTTACCCGTTTTGGTGCTATTGCGGTAATAAATGACCTGCACAAAGGACGAGACTCGGGGAAAGCCTGGTCGTGGATTATCGATATTTCGGCGGTGCTGATGACATTGGTTTCCCTTTCGGGCATCATCCTGATTTGCTTTATCAAGAAGAAAAGAATGAGCGGTTTGATCATTGCAGCGGTTGGAGCACTGGCTTGCTATATCATTTATAAACTGTTTGTACCTTAG
- a CDS encoding homoserine O-acetyltransferase family protein translates to MQTKKNNSASNSPSGGSTATYTYPKQFKLENGKKLRNLEIAYQTYGKLNANKDNVIWVCHALTANADVFEWWEGLFGQNALFNPKDHYIVCANVLGSNYGTTNPLSKNPVTGLPYYLSFPQFTIRDFVSAHQLLAKHLGINLIKLLIGGSLGGQQAVEWGIIEPNQIENLILVATNAAHSPWGIAFNESQRLAITSDRTFYANQPDGGSKGLKTARTIALLSYRTYSAYGSTQVESVNDKTDHFRASSYQNYQGEKLINRFNAYSYYYLTKAMDSHNVGRNRNSITDALKLIKANTLVIGIENDFLFPISEQKYLADHIDDAEFVSIHSEYGHDGFLIETNALTNIISTFMKESRKKKVIKLQYTA, encoded by the coding sequence ATGCAGACTAAAAAAAATAACAGCGCTTCAAATTCTCCCTCCGGAGGCTCAACAGCGACATATACATACCCCAAGCAATTTAAGCTCGAAAACGGGAAAAAGCTTCGCAACCTCGAAATCGCGTATCAAACGTACGGCAAGTTAAACGCCAATAAAGACAATGTGATTTGGGTTTGCCATGCACTTACCGCAAATGCCGATGTTTTTGAATGGTGGGAAGGTTTGTTTGGGCAAAATGCATTATTTAATCCGAAAGACCATTACATTGTTTGTGCAAACGTTTTGGGTTCTAACTACGGCACCACAAATCCGTTGAGCAAAAACCCCGTAACCGGCCTGCCCTATTACCTTTCTTTCCCGCAATTTACCATTCGCGATTTTGTTTCTGCGCATCAACTGTTGGCGAAACATTTGGGCATTAACTTAATTAAACTCTTAATCGGTGGTTCTTTGGGCGGTCAGCAAGCAGTAGAATGGGGAATTATCGAGCCAAATCAGATTGAAAACCTGATTTTGGTCGCCACAAATGCAGCGCACTCTCCCTGGGGAATCGCCTTTAACGAGAGTCAGCGTTTGGCAATTACCAGCGACCGCACTTTTTATGCCAACCAGCCCGACGGCGGAAGTAAAGGGTTGAAAACGGCCAGAACGATTGCACTTTTGAGCTACAGAACCTACAGCGCATACGGCAGTACGCAGGTAGAAAGCGTAAATGATAAAACCGATCATTTCAGGGCGTCATCTTACCAGAATTATCAGGGAGAAAAACTCATTAATCGCTTTAATGCCTACAGTTACTACTATTTAACCAAGGCAATGGATAGCCATAACGTGGGGCGAAACAGAAACAGCATTACCGACGCCTTGAAGCTTATAAAAGCGAACACCCTGGTTATCGGAATTGAGAACGATTTTCTCTTCCCCATTTCGGAGCAAAAATACCTGGCAGACCATATTGATGATGCCGAATTTGTATCTATTCATTCAGAGTATGGTCATGACGGGTTTTTGATTGAAACGAATGCCTTAACCAATATCATCAGCACTTTTATGAAGGAAAGCCGCAAAAAAAAGGTAATCAAACTGCAGTACACCGCTTGA
- a CDS encoding homoserine dehydrogenase, translated as MSKNLKIGLFGFGVVGQGLLDIIQSQNLNLEIIKIAIKDPRKKRTLNKDLFTTNKDEILNNSEINTIVELINDADAAYEIVTTALKNGKNVVSANKKMIATHLKELVDLQQKHGTSLLYEGAVCGSIPIIRNLEEYYDNELFHALSGIFNGSSNYILSKIFNENQSYDSALKEAQDLGFAETDPILDVGGYDPKYKLAIATAHAYGLFVNPDVILNIGIQNLSANDIKYAREKNFKIKLVPTARKVNTKDIVTYVLPKLVAKDDFLYNVENEYNAVTVQAAFADKQFFFGKGAGGHPTGAAVLSDIAALRYDYRYEYKKYHSENGVKHTEAILLEVYLRYADEDLIRLLEFDNISERYSASNYKYVIGTVKLESLIKNRDLLLDKEVFIAYTGRQVYAQTEIAENIFAEELAAI; from the coding sequence ATGAGTAAGAACTTAAAAATTGGTTTATTTGGTTTTGGAGTTGTTGGGCAAGGTTTATTGGATATTATCCAAAGCCAGAACTTAAACCTCGAAATCATTAAAATAGCGATTAAAGATCCAAGAAAGAAACGTACGCTAAACAAGGATTTATTTACTACCAATAAAGACGAAATTCTGAACAATTCGGAAATCAATACCATTGTAGAGCTGATAAATGATGCCGATGCGGCATATGAAATCGTAACTACTGCACTAAAAAACGGCAAAAATGTGGTTTCGGCCAACAAGAAAATGATTGCCACCCATTTGAAGGAACTGGTAGATCTGCAACAAAAGCATGGCACCTCTTTGCTTTACGAAGGTGCAGTTTGCGGCAGTATTCCAATAATCAGAAACTTAGAGGAATATTACGATAACGAACTTTTCCATGCTTTGAGCGGCATCTTCAACGGCTCATCAAATTACATTCTGTCCAAAATATTCAATGAGAACCAAAGTTACGATTCGGCATTAAAGGAAGCACAGGATTTAGGCTTTGCCGAAACCGATCCAATTTTGGATGTGGGAGGCTATGATCCAAAATACAAATTGGCCATTGCTACAGCACATGCTTATGGCTTGTTTGTTAATCCTGATGTCATTTTGAACATCGGTATTCAAAATCTTTCTGCTAACGATATTAAATATGCCCGTGAAAAGAACTTTAAGATAAAGCTGGTTCCAACCGCCCGAAAGGTTAACACGAAAGATATTGTTACCTACGTTTTGCCGAAATTAGTTGCCAAGGATGATTTCTTGTATAATGTAGAGAACGAATACAACGCGGTAACCGTTCAGGCTGCATTTGCTGATAAACAGTTCTTTTTTGGCAAAGGAGCCGGGGGCCACCCAACAGGAGCAGCAGTGCTATCTGATATTGCGGCGCTGCGATATGATTATCGCTATGAGTATAAAAAATACCACTCAGAAAATGGTGTTAAGCATACAGAGGCTATTTTGTTGGAGGTTTACCTGCGTTACGCTGACGAGGATTTAATTAGGTTACTGGAATTTGACAACATTAGCGAACGTTACTCGGCCAGTAATTACAAGTACGTAATCGGTACCGTAAAGCTCGAAAGCCTCATTAAAAACCGCGACTTGTTATTGGATAAGGAAGTATTTATCGCCTACACCGGAAGACAAGTTTATGCGCAAACTGAAATAGCCGAAAATATCTTCGCAGAAGAACTGGCGGCGATTTAA
- a CDS encoding queuosine precursor transporter, giving the protein MTFKTKESRLLLILGSFFVANAILSEFIGVKLFSVEETLGFKKFDINLFGVPNLSFVMSAGVLTWPIIFIMTDIINEYFGVKQVRFLSILTSILIAFAFLVVWGSMHLSAADFWVHQTINGEDLNMNNAFAGIFGQGMWIIVGSIIAFIVGQLADVLIFHRIKKITGERALWLRATGSTLVSQLIDSFVVIFIAFYLNPQYHYSWQMVAAIGLVNYTYKFVVAILMTPILYIVHAIIDGYLGKELAKKLMEMAGRG; this is encoded by the coding sequence ATGACCTTTAAGACCAAAGAAAGCCGTCTGCTTCTCATATTAGGAAGTTTTTTTGTTGCTAATGCAATCTTGTCCGAATTTATTGGTGTAAAATTGTTCAGTGTAGAAGAAACACTTGGTTTCAAAAAGTTTGATATAAACTTGTTTGGCGTGCCTAATTTGTCGTTTGTAATGTCGGCGGGCGTACTAACGTGGCCTATTATTTTTATCATGACCGACATTATCAACGAGTATTTCGGAGTAAAACAGGTTCGCTTTTTATCTATCTTAACTTCAATTTTAATTGCATTTGCATTTCTGGTGGTTTGGGGCTCAATGCACTTAAGTGCAGCCGATTTTTGGGTTCACCAGACCATTAATGGTGAAGATTTGAATATGAATAATGCTTTTGCGGGCATATTTGGGCAGGGAATGTGGATTATTGTGGGCTCTATCATTGCGTTTATTGTAGGGCAACTTGCCGACGTTTTAATTTTCCATCGGATAAAGAAAATAACCGGCGAACGTGCTTTGTGGCTTCGGGCAACAGGTTCTACCTTGGTTTCGCAGTTGATTGATAGCTTTGTGGTTATATTTATTGCTTTTTACCTCAATCCCCAGTACCATTACAGCTGGCAAATGGTGGCCGCAATTGGCCTGGTAAACTACACTTACAAATTTGTAGTGGCCATTTTGATGACGCCAATCTTGTATATCGTTCATGCCATTATTGATGGTTACCTGGGCAAAGAACTGGCGAAAAAATTGATGGAGATGGCCGGAAGGGGATAA
- a CDS encoding type II toxin-antitoxin system antitoxin SocA domain-containing protein, which produces MDFELSKQEIGRRIVLLRNRKGLSQSELSKSINISRPSLTQIELGNRSISLNELQRLSHALSFSLDDFVAKDFQLGQNIDSTKEAQPVTEERISIPTLNINKFKNVLLYILERCAGKPNVGETVLYKLLYFSDFNYYELYEEHLTGAKYKKLPYGPVPQKLDSVINQMLDDNEIQRIKTAYKGFAQKRFLPLQKADLTQLKASEKDVIDKVLEQMSDWSATAISDYSHKDLPWEVTEDGKDISYNLAFYREVPYSVRVYDEDFDH; this is translated from the coding sequence ATGGATTTTGAATTGTCGAAACAAGAAATTGGACGGAGAATTGTTCTATTACGCAACCGAAAAGGCTTGTCGCAAAGCGAATTGTCAAAAAGTATCAATATTTCCCGTCCGTCTTTAACACAAATTGAGTTGGGCAACAGGAGCATTAGTTTAAATGAGTTGCAGCGGCTTTCGCATGCCTTAAGTTTTTCGTTGGATGACTTTGTCGCGAAAGATTTCCAGCTTGGTCAGAATATTGATTCTACTAAGGAAGCGCAACCAGTAACGGAAGAGCGGATTTCTATTCCAACTTTGAATATCAATAAATTTAAGAACGTTTTACTTTACATTTTAGAACGGTGTGCCGGAAAACCGAACGTTGGTGAAACGGTTCTGTATAAATTGCTATACTTTTCTGATTTCAATTATTACGAACTTTACGAAGAACATTTAACAGGGGCGAAGTACAAAAAACTACCCTATGGGCCTGTGCCGCAAAAATTAGATTCTGTAATTAATCAGATGTTGGATGACAACGAAATTCAACGCATTAAAACAGCGTATAAAGGTTTCGCCCAAAAGCGTTTTTTGCCGTTGCAAAAGGCCGATTTAACACAATTAAAAGCCAGCGAAAAGGATGTGATCGACAAGGTTTTAGAGCAAATGAGCGATTGGTCGGCAACTGCAATAAGCGATTATTCTCATAAGGATTTGCCCTGGGAGGTTACTGAAGATGGGAAAGACATCAGCTATAATTTAGCTTTTTATAGAGAAGTGCCTTATTCAGTGAGGGTTTACGACGAGGACTTTGATCATTAG